The genomic segment TTCAAGTTCGCCGTTATCGGATACAGCATAGATCACGACCTGGCCTGGACGGATGCCGGGCTCCTGCGCATAAGGTATCGCTACCCGAACTTTCCTGTCCGCGCCGAACGCGGCGATTCGCGTCCCGGCTGCACGCAGCGTGAAGTCGTAAATCGGCCGTTCGCCGATCTTCCCGCGGACTTCCCCGGACAGCGCGGCGGCATCCTTCAGACTCACGCTCAGCTCGACGTCCCCTGCGAGGCCCGCTTCTTCGAACAACGAGAGCGGCAGCGTAAAGTCGGCAAGTCCCGTGTTTATCCGAATTTCTCGCACGCCTGCCTCGTCCGCGGATTTCACCTGTGCGAGCGGCAATTGGACGGCCATGCTCTTCGTGCCGGCCGGCATTCGAACGTTGAACGCGATGCGTCCTTCCTTCACGTCCTTCAGCGCTTCCGCAAATGCCGCCGCGCTTACGCTCGCCGTCGCATTGCCGTTGGCATCCGTCGTCACGGCGATCGGATCGGCGCCGGTCTGCGTTCCCGGATTCGTCCCCGTCACCGGTCCGTTCGTACCGTCATCCGGCTTGGGCCCGGCGGTCTCCGCGAGCTTCAGGACGCCGAGTCTGGAGGTGTTCGCGTAGGACTGTCCGGTCGGGTCGTTCCAGGTGAATACGCTGTCCCGCGTCCCGCCGTCCTGATCGTTATTGACCTGCAGATCGAAGCCGATCAACGTGCCTGGGGCAGGCGATATCGTGTCAAGGGCGATCGCAGCCTCCACGGCATATCCGCCCTCCACAAGCTTCGTGGCAGAGATATAGTTGTCGTCTCTCGCATGCCCGCCGACCGTTTTCGCATTTTTGTAGCTGATGCGATACTGACCGTCGTCATCTTCGTAAGCAGCCGTCTTGCCATTATTTTGATCGACGAAAATCTCCAGCGAATCCTGTTCCCAGGCGTTCGCGATGACATCGCTCAGCTGAGCGTCCGTCACGACCGCGTAAACGTACAAGTACTGCGCATCCCACAGCGTGCGGAACTCGGCCTTCGCGGCCGCGCCGCCCTGCTGCTCGACGACGACGTCCGTCCGGTAGGCGGGCGCCGCGGACCAGATGCCGTCGGGTTCGCCGTCGATGACGGGCGTGCCGCGCAGCGCCGTGCCGATCCGGGTGGCCTCGATATACGTCAGCACGCCGTAGCCCAGGCTGTCGCCGTCCTGCGAGCTGCGCGGATCGCTCCAGGAGACGATCACCCCGTTGCCGCCCTGCTCCGTACCATCGTTAATCCCCTTGTCGGTCACGCGCACGTCGAATTTCACCTGTTTACCAAGCGCTCCATCCACTGGAATCGCCGTCTCCAGCACGTATCCGTCAGCAGTCTCCACGATGGACGAATGACCGCGCGGGAAGGCTAGCTTGCGGATGCGGCCGTCGTCGACGAACAGCTCGACCTGATCCGTCGGCGTATCGGTAAGGTCCCGGACCGCAACGCGAACGTACAGTTGCTGCGCGTCCCATAGCGTCTTCACCTCGGCGTCCAGCGTACCGAGGCTCTCCGTATACATCGCCGGAACGGTCTGCCACGCTTGATCAGCGGTGTTCGCAGGCGAGCCCTGCGCCGTGTTCGCGGCTTTTGCCGTGAGCGGCAGCTTGGACGGATTCAGCGTTTTCACCGCTTCGATCATGCCCCAGTAAGCATACTTGGCCTGATGCCGCTTATCGAACGGGAAAGGCGCGTCCTGACGGGTCGTACCGCGATTATGCAGCCACGTATAGTCGTCCGCGACGCCCCACAGCGTTACGTTGCTGATCCAGCCCTCGGGATTGCCCGCGGCCTTGCCCGCCTCGTCGAGCTGGACCAGCTCCTTGAACAGCTCCTTGTAACGGTAGCCCTGCTTGACCAGAATATCCTCCGGAATCGGCTCGTAGCTCGTGCTGTTGTTCGTGTAAACCGATACGTCCAGCTCGGTCAGCTGGTTGTCGAAGCCGGCTTCGGCGAACTTGCGGATCGAATCGGAAATCTGCTGGACTGACGGCCCGCTGATGTTAATGTGCGTCTGATGCCCGACGCCGTCGATCGGAACGCCTTCAGCTCTCAGCGTCGTCGCCAGGCTGTAGAGAAAGTCCCGCTTTTTCGGATCGTGCGTGTTGTAGTCGTTAATGTACAGCTTGGCGTCCGGAAGCTCGCGGCGCGCGACGGTAAATGCCGTCTTGATAAAATCCGTGCCGGTCAGCCGGAACCACTCGCTCCGCCGCATGCCGTCCGGCTGGCCTTCGTCGATCACTTCGTTGACCACGTCGACGGACTGGATCTGAACGCCGAGCGCTTTGAAATGCCGCGCTACCGTCTCGATATAGGTCGTCAGCCGGTTTAACACGAGCGTCTTGTTCTCCGGGGTCGCGGCCAGCGGCTGGCCTGCCTCGTCCTTGAACATCCACTCGGCGGCCTGCGAATGCCAGGCGAGCGTATGCAAGCGGAAGTCCAGGCCGTGATCCTTGGCATACAGCGCGATCTTGTCCGCCGAAGTCCAGTTCCAAACGCCCTCGGACGGGTCCAACGATGCGGGCTTCGTGGAGTTCTCGGCCACGATCGAGCTGTAGTGGAAATCGACCAGCGCCTTGGCGTCGCCCTCGATCTGCGCCGGCTCCACCGCCGCGCCTATCTTGAACGAATCCGCGTAGACGTTCTTCAGCGCGTCGATATCCGTCTGGATCGGCAGCGGTCCGGCCACCGGCCCGATGTAGGTCAGCGCAAAGTCGTCGAGGTAAAAGGAACGTTCGCCGCCGATATTGTCGGCCGCTTCGACGTAAGCCCGCAGCACGGACGGCGTCGTCGCCACCGTAAACGTGCCGCTTAGCTGCGTCCAGCCGTCCGCGGTCACGTTAGCGTTGGCGGAGACGTTCGTGAACGCGCTGTCGCCGGACTGCACGGAAATCCGCAGTGCCGTCGGCGACTGCCCCGGCGCCATGCGCACCCAGGCAGACAAGTTATATTTATAGCCCTTGTGCATCTTGCCCATCACGTCCAGCAGCGGGCCGTCGTACTGTTGGGAGACGGTCGTGAGCAGGCTGCGCGAGCCGCCTTCCGTATGGTTGGCCGCATCGGTCGCGGCGATATTTCCGTCGCCGAACCGGCGTACCCAATCGCCTTGACCGTCCTCGAAGTCGGCCAGCACGCCGCTCTGATCGAGCTCGCCTTCACCAGGCTCGCCCTCGCCGGGCGTGACGTCTTTTACGACGACCTCGTCGATATAGAAATCCGCTACGGATGTGGAGCTCGTC from the Cohnella hashimotonis genome contains:
- a CDS encoding endo-1,4-beta-xylanase, translating into MWKIRVKPVLALLLGIAIAVPTGLGAGQAAAAAVGDTVMSAGFDTGTDGWFKRGTETVAQSTAAAQSGAGSLLATGRSATWNGPGVNANALVPGATYDFSIYAKLKEDTPAGSATVELTINQQGLPQGDAGAYAKIDAKPVTAADWVPLQGRMTVDARASGYQVYVQSTDSATVDYYVDTFAVKLVSLPAGEPAPSAKIPVVLYHKVNAIAESGNDYQTTLDLFKKQMKYLSDNGYTTLSAQQYEEMIRGDLAPPERPVLLTFDDGTPDFYSNAWPVLKQYGMKATLFIVADWIGEGKYGMTNAQLAALAADSNLDLENHTKTHGDLTKMDKAAAQADIAAGGAFLESLTGEKPRLLAYPNGAFNADVAQAAADAGIELAFKVGDGITRPSDDKLALGREMVLAGDTLATFASKIGGPTPPAEPGPVSGTVVLSQSFEDGQPGGWENLSWGGTGTIGVSADTASDGTHALKFSGRGSRASSPTLNLTSLMQSGRTYDLSLKVKLGEGTDTLHLASKVASPLLDNQYPWLAGDRDVSAEGWTTFEVKSFEVPANTSELRIWIESATSSTSVADFYIDEVVVKDVTPGEGEPGEGELDQSGVLADFEDGQGDWVRRFGDGNIAATDAANHTEGGSRSLLTTVSQQYDGPLLDVMGKMHKGYKYNLSAWVRMAPGQSPTALRISVQSGDSAFTNVSANANVTADGWTQLSGTFTVATTPSVLRAYVEAADNIGGERSFYLDDFALTYIGPVAGPLPIQTDIDALKNVYADSFKIGAAVEPAQIEGDAKALVDFHYSSIVAENSTKPASLDPSEGVWNWTSADKIALYAKDHGLDFRLHTLAWHSQAAEWMFKDEAGQPLAATPENKTLVLNRLTTYIETVARHFKALGVQIQSVDVVNEVIDEGQPDGMRRSEWFRLTGTDFIKTAFTVARRELPDAKLYINDYNTHDPKKRDFLYSLATTLRAEGVPIDGVGHQTHINISGPSVQQISDSIRKFAEAGFDNQLTELDVSVYTNNSTSYEPIPEDILVKQGYRYKELFKELVQLDEAGKAAGNPEGWISNVTLWGVADDYTWLHNRGTTRQDAPFPFDKRHQAKYAYWGMIEAVKTLNPSKLPLTAKAANTAQGSPANTADQAWQTVPAMYTESLGTLDAEVKTLWDAQQLYVRVAVRDLTDTPTDQVELFVDDGRIRKLAFPRGHSSIVETADGYVLETAIPVDGALGKQVKFDVRVTDKGINDGTEQGGNGVIVSWSDPRSSQDGDSLGYGVLTYIEATRIGTALRGTPVIDGEPDGIWSAAPAYRTDVVVEQQGGAAAKAEFRTLWDAQYLYVYAVVTDAQLSDVIANAWEQDSLEIFVDQNNGKTAAYEDDDGQYRISYKNAKTVGGHARDDNYISATKLVEGGYAVEAAIALDTISPAPGTLIGFDLQVNNDQDGGTRDSVFTWNDPTGQSYANTSRLGVLKLAETAGPKPDDGTNGPVTGTNPGTQTGADPIAVTTDANGNATASVSAAAFAEALKDVKEGRIAFNVRMPAGTKSMAVQLPLAQVKSADEAGVREIRINTGLADFTLPLSLFEEAGLAGDVELSVSLKDAAALSGEVRGKIGERPIYDFTLRAAGTRIAAFGADRKVRVAIPYAQEPGIRPGQVVIYAVSDNGELEVIKNGRYDPAAGNVTFDASHFSLYAAAPVQVRFADERLAPWATDSILALAARGIVNGANGRNGNDASGSSALSDPNVSSDAAGASEVFFAPKRAVTRAEFAQMLVRALDLKPGDASVGSPFTDIKTDAWYANAAAAAYQAGIVLGKSDGTFGGQDKINRQDMAVMTHRALLAAGYDLGAADGETPGFADGSAIADYAMEAVAALHRKGVVDGMPDGSFAPRGTANRAQAAVMVDRLLQLRLH